The Medicago truncatula cultivar Jemalong A17 chromosome 7, MtrunA17r5.0-ANR, whole genome shotgun sequence genome includes the window TTTTATTCCACTACTTTAACAATGTTATAATTCTATCTAATTTatgtcctttttattttttgctactATTCTTTTTTATTGGGGTATGTTTTGTTTACTTCACTGACTTGGTCCAACTTATATTAGATTATTCCATTACTAAAAGGAACCAATttaaagtaataatatttaattttgcaGTTCCTGCTATTATTATGCGTGATGCATTTATTGATCTTGGCCGTCGATTGCAAAACAATAGTCAACGTGTAATGTAAGTCGACCGATGTGAAATCGATGGATGAGATCAATTAATGCATGTAACACTGTGTTTCATTATATGCAGGGAATTCGGTTCCTGAGTTGTCATTGCatggtttgatttttatattacATTGATACAGGTTTGGTGCAGAGATAAGTTGGCATCAGAAGAACCATTAGTGGAATCAAGATCGTATGGAGACCTGGGTTATAGATGCTATGGAATATTGGGTCGGTATCTGACAGAATTTATAATTGTGGTAGCACAATGTGCAGGAGCTATTGCGTATTTGGTATTTATTGGGCAAAACCTTGATTCTGTTTTCCAAAAATATGGACCCTCACTTGCCTCCTACATATTTATGCTAGTACCAGTTGAAATTGGGATGTCATGGATAGGCAGCTTATCAGCTTTAGCACCATTTagcatttttgctgatgtgtGCAATGTCCTAGCTATGGGAATTGTAGTGAAGGAAGATGTACAAGTGGCCTTAGAGGATGGGTTTTCGTTTAGAGAAAGGACGGCAATCACGTCAAACATTGGGGGGTTGCCATTTGCAGCAGGCATggctgttttttgttttgagggGTTTGGAATGACACTTGCCCTAGAGAATTCTATGAAGGATAAAGCTAAATTCCCAAAATTGCTGGCTCAGACTTTTAGCGGGATAACACTCGTATACATTCTTTTTGGGTTATGTGGTTACATGGCTTTTGGTGAAGAAACTAGAGACATTGTGACCCTTAATCTCCCTAGGAGCTGGTCATCTCTTTCCGTACAGGTAATGACATTCATATTTTGAGATGCcatgtatattttttctttcacattatTGCTTTGATCATTCTCTAAATACAAAGCAATTATCAGTTACATAGAATAGAATTGACAATGACATTGCATTCTTGAATCTGATTGAACCTCTTCTCATGCTGTTTGTTCAATCCATGTTATTTGAGTATACTGCTGGTACCTACCTAGTGCTTGAAGCTGATGATGGTATTTGGTTGCTATAACTATATGGTCTTCACTTTTGGGTTGTATGTGTCAATTGGTGTCCTGTCAGTTAATCTGTTTTACATGAAATCATTCTTCCTAAATTCTGTCCACCGAGTGTCTGTTTGTCTATGCGGTCACATCTTGGACACAAAAACTTGCAGTGGCGTTGAGTCCAACATGCTTACAAGCACGTTCTATACATAAACTAACACATTCTAACTCTAAGTGTAGCATATTTAGTTGCGTATGTCTTCCTTTGGATAGCACATATTATGTGCATTGCAAATTTATCCTTAGACATGTCTACGACAAACCAATCATGTGCATTGGAAATTTGTCCTTAGACATGTCTACAACAAACAACTTTACATATTAACATCTCCAATTTTAGGGATTACAGTTATAAAGTGCATGAGAAAGCTTCCATTGCTAGGAGTTCATAATATTTCgttgtttttcttcaaaatttcgtTATATTTCCTATTGGTCAATGTTTAACTTCTAGcattttatatgatgatgacaGGTAGGATTGTGCCTGGGGCTTATGTTCACATTCCCAATCATGTTACACCCAATTAATGAGATTGTAGAAGGAAAACTCAAAATCATACGCAGAAACAATAATGATTCAATAAGACTAGGAAAAATTACAGTATACATCAGTCGTGCTATTGTGGTGGTTGTGCTGGCTGTCATAGCTTCATTTGTGCCAGAATTTGGTGTATTTGCCTCATTTGTGGGGAGTACCTTGTGTGCAAtgctttcttttgttttgccAGCCACATTTCACCTAAAATTATTTGGCTCTTCTCTATGCCTCTGGCAAAAGGTCCTTGATTATATTGTGTTAATCAGTGGATTATTTTTTGCTGTTTATGGAACTTACAACACAATTGTTGGAATTTGATGCATATATTGTAGAGATACATTTATTTACTCCTGTTTAAGCTTTTATACAACTCAAACAGTGATTTTATGTATCATAAATAAGTGTCAGTTAATgaaagtggcttattttataaTTCAGAATGCTTAAGCAAGTTCTGTTcctatttacattttttaaaagatcatCAGAGAATTTACCTTCAAATTTATatgcaccatttttttttcttcataattacATCTGACCACCACAACTTTGACAAAAACTATACtttgaaacttcaacaaaatcatggtACCACTGTGATTTCGCCGTCACAcgaagttgagattgaaaaTTGTATGATGGAAGTACTTACTGTAGCAAATCCAAGTCTCATTTACTATTTAACTTCTTTAGGCTGTGAAACTTGCTTTACAGGACCAAGATGATTTGGTCTGACACAGTAATCGCCGCCAGATTGCTTTTATCATGTGTGGGACATCACATCAATACTAAACTTGGACACACCCGTAAAGCATGTCCCTTGCAATGATCCTAACTGAATCGGTGAATCTTTATCTACTAAAGTTGTCCTCACATAACGCCATGGAGTCCTTTTCTTCAACTGtttcattattattgttgtaTAGTAGTACATGTTCATCAATCTTTGTAATTCAGTAATTCTGCTATCCACTCCATTCGTGGATAAGATAGTACTCCTTACCCAATATGAGAACACGTAGCAAATGAAAATTATCTTCATTATAAGCTGAAAAAAACATAGAACCCCACGCGGAAAGTTGTGTTTGGATTTGGAGAATCCTAAAGGAACTATGTGGTCTCTACTAAGTTCCAAATTGCATACGGCCAAAACTACTTACAATCCTACAATTGATGCGTGGATATAATCGATAAtcttttgacaatattttaaaatggcccatgtctttgtcaaaaaaaataaaattaactaagTCTCTCGTCGCATGACAAAATGTTAGAGGTCAAAATTGAacttttttctttgataaaactgcagactattttaaaatattaatagagtcagACTAATTTGAAAGTGGCTTACAAAGACTTGGTTCAAATTGGTGGTTTACTCATTGATGTATATGTGACTGTTCcattaagaaatttaaatgGATTGATCTTAATCGGATACCCTTAAATGTACCGACCATGTTTTGCATCCAATTCATTCAGATCCCAAGTTGTCttgcaaaaatgaaaaaacacatTATAATGATTGCATATTTATGGTTAAGCATTGCATGATGATTTAGTACTATCATATTTTTGTGGGGGAGACATAATGGATGCTCTCAAGAGCTAATGGTTTTCCCACTCATAAAGGCGTAGACATCCACTCTACTTTTGGCATGGTTCCATctgtgaaagagaaagaaaacattGATTCTCATTCTTTATCATACCAgacaaacataaattttaaatttatgatgataagaaaaaagaattgaGAAAAGAAAAAGCCAAAATAAGTTTTCACGTCGGTTacctttttttgttgatttatagCCACAACACAAAAGTTGTGGGTTATTCTTAGTATCTTTAAAAGATTTGCGATTGATAAGCAACAAGATTTTCATGTGAGTAGTGACATGAGTTGATGATATCTTGGATTGTTCTGGCGACTCAATCATCAAACCTCCTCCACCGTGCATGAGATTGGATGAATGAGATCAAGTATGAACAATCCAAGATGCACTGATTACTATTCATCCCATATGGCCGGCCATACAATACTcgtaaaaaatcaatatttttatctttaacatattaattatttttttatctttatattataataaattaaaataaaaataataaaatatactacTGTTTTATAATGTAAGTTTTCCAAATGGAGAGAAGAGGTATGCAGTCCTATAAAATATTGAagggttttgttaacgagtattctttaaagattttaaatgaagaaataattttataaaaaaatcaaagattttGATTTTCGATGCACTGATTACATatgtttttatgataaattaCCATTTAAAGACCTTCACCAATGCCCTGGGCAACATTTCCCAATAGTTAAAACAGCTAAGTTTTTGTCTTAacataaagtaaaaaatgagtaaaattgCCAATTatcctctgaaattgtaagtttcgtcaattacccacctgaaattaacaaaacttcaattatccccctaaaatttcacaacgttaacCAATTTACCCTCtctgtcaaatttttctgttagtgaacatgacattttgcaaatacccctgaagttttgcacttatgtgcaaaatgccccccaaacttaaaaatttatattatttttttcttaaaaacaaacaattaatagttaaatattaaaactaactactattaattttgaaatttgggaaaactacatgcatatatacatcaaaataaactttaaaatgggggaaatgtgtattttttaaagtgacaataatgagatgatttgtggattaatttcaaaggtaaagaaatatatgtctaagtgtttgacatttttcaataAGTGTTCCTCTATACATACCGATCACATATTTCATTTGCtaatgatttgtgttttttttttacataaatattatttaatatgcTATATATGATATGTCAGTCTGATAATATTGTGGTGTGAGCTAGATTGTATACGATGAATGATTGTCCCTGCCTGAAACACAATCAAGAAGTTAGAATGAAGTTTTCTATAAAGTGTGTAAACAAGAacaaatcatatgaaaatattagggggttgtgtagtttaaatagtttgagcaaattgttgaaggagttggaggagttaaaagactaagatggtgaaggagaaaatataaatttaaaactgattattaatttgtctataaacccctaaaaataataatttgtctattagaaataaccattattgtcactttaaaaatacacatttttcccttcttttgatgtatatatgcatgtagtttttccaaactccaaaattaatagttagctttaatatttaatcgttaattgtttgtctttaagaaaaaaataatataaatttttaagtttgggtggcattttgcacataagtgcaaaacttcaggggagtatttgcaaaacgtcgtattcactaacagaaaaatttgacacgaaaggggtaaattgattaacgttgtgaaatttcagaaggtaattaaagttttgttaatttcaaagggGTAATCGAAtcgatgaaacttacaattttgagGGTAATTGCCAAAAGAAAATGCTTCATCTTTTCTTTCCTACTCATAAcgcacaacaacaacaacaacaagcatCACTCTCCTCCAAGCTAATAAAAAGATCATTAAGTTAATTAACTTCaccattgaaaacaaaaaacgcATCACtctcttcatcttcttgttCCTCTTCTCCTCCCTCCTCCTGCAACTACCCAAAAACACAAGACAAAATGACAACAAAACCCAACaatctcttaacaacaaaaccaTCACCTTTAACAACAATGGTAGTATTCTTAATCCTATGCATTCTTGGTTTCTACGCCTTCCATTTCCCACACACACCCCCACATTCAAACAACACCTCCACCTTCCAAAACCTCTTCCTCTCATCTTCTTCCAACTCCACCATCTCCTCCTACCTCCGCACCCTCACCATGCACCCTCACCTCGCCGGAACTAAACCCAACTCCGACACCGCTAACTTTGTTCTCAACCACTTCATTTCCTTAAACCTTAAAACCCACACAACATCTTACAACGTTCTTCTCTCTTATCCATTACACTCTTCACTCTCCATGCACTTTAACGATGGTTCATCTTCCAACCTTGGATTAACCGAACCGGGTTCATCTGGTTCAGACATGGTTCATGCCTACCATGCTTATTCACCATCCGGTTCAGTTTATGCTAAGGCGGTGTTTGTGAACTACGGAAGAGATAGAGACTACCGTGCAGTTGGCGTAAGCATTAAGGGATGTATAGTGATAGTAAGAAAAGGTGGTGGTTTAGGGAGGAACACGGTGGTTGAAAAGGCTGAGGAAAACGGTGCTGTAGCGGTTCTAGTTTATAATGATGAGAATGACACGTGGCGTAATGGGTTTGAGAGAGGTCACGTGATGAAAGGTGTAGGGGACCCACTTAGTCCTGGTTGGGGTAGTGTTGAAGGTAGTGAGAAGTTGAGTTTGGATGATAATGAAGTTTTGAAAAGGTTCCCTAAAATTCCATCTATGCCACTCTCTGCTCATGTTGCTGATGCTGTTTTGTCTTCACTTGGTGTTACTCCACTTCCCTTAGAATGGAGGACTACCCTCAGAGCTAAGGGTATTAACCATGTTGGTCCTGGTCCCACTATGCTCAATTTTACCTACTTGGTTAGTACTTTGTACCCATTTCACCAACCTTTTGTTGCTATGTTATGTCATATTATGCTTTTATTCTTTTGTCAATTCAACCTTGACTTGACTTACTACCTCTTTGGGTtgaattatcaattttttttttttttttttacaagcgTTTGGGTtgacataagttgttttcaacttactTTGATAAGCTCTTTAGGATAGCTTATTCAgacatattataatttttacgAAATTTGTTTGACTTTATattatcttttgctatagaaGAAAttgcttatacataagcactaaTGTGATAAATGatcaattaagttgtttatccaaatagagCTCTAATAagtgtcttttacttttttactAGTACATTTTATGTATGGTTAAATTTGAAGAcgtatttaaaataattgaaggaAAAAGTTGAAATAGGGGTGGAATGGTACTAGGTTTCATTTTTTGGATTGTGCAAAATTGGATGGATAAAATGGAATTGAAGTGTGAAATATTTCACTATGGGATGAATTAATattcaatcataaaaaatattttactagtTTCTGGGCAGCTGAAGAAAATATGACTGGAGGTTTCTTCATGTTGATGACAgaaacaacaaatcaaaacaattgtGCAGCCTCGTTTCCTAAGATTTTCATCCGTTGGCATCTTATTATGCACTAACCTCCAGAATTTAAATGACCTCGAAGGAGGAACAAAATTATTCCAAACCAGTTTGCGCCAAGTCAAAGAGAGCTGGTTGTTATTGTTGGTAGATAGCAATAGAAATGAATTGTGGTGTTAAAAAAGAGGAACAAAACAGTTAAGCTTAATCTTGTAATAGTGTTTTTGCATGTAATTTTAATCatgttttctatttctttttcctGTTTTTCAGGGTGAAAAGAAAATGGCCACCATTCAAAATGTTTTTGCTGTCataaaaggatcagaagaacctGATCGCCATGTTCTTCTTGGGAACCATAGAGATGCATGGACTTATGGTGCTGTTGATCCAAGCAGTGGGACAGCTGCCCTACTTGACATTGCTCGTCGATACTCTATTCTACTGCATTCAGGGTGGAAGCCAAGGAGGACAATCGTTCTCTGCAGTTGGGATGCCGAGGAATTTGGCATGGTAGGCAGTATTTCCTTTTTAAcaacatttttcattaatttgtcTTCTCCAATAAGGTGGTTTTAAGTGTAACCcacattttctttgaaaatccaATCACTGGGTTTGTTTTTTTCCACATGGGTCCATCATCATATCTAACGCCAAATTTGAGCTTCAGTTGCCTAGAATCACCTAGGTTTGATGCGAGTGGTGGAGAGTAACACATGGTCTGGTGCGATAGATGGCTTCTGTTCTAGTGAATCTCTTGAGAAGCAAACAACATTTGTAACTGGCTCAAACCTTTTGTTTATGTTGGCACATTGGAATACAACAAACATTGATTATGGTGGCACTACAACTCGTGACACTGACGTAAAATATTAGAATACGACAAACATTTAATGTGGCGGCGCTACAACTCACTTCTGTTTTCTTCAATCgccaaatataataattattcaattaaatgtGTTTGCTTTATTTCCCTTATGGTGTCATTTCCTGAAATATTCTCTCAATCAATCTTATCTGTTTATGAAGATAGGATCAACTGAATGGGTTGAACAAAACCTTATCAATCTGGGTTCCAAAGCTGTAGCATACCTTAATGTGGACTGTGCTGTTCAAGGCCCTGGTTTCTTTGTTGGCTCAACTCCTCAGCTAGACAGTCTTATTCTGGAGATCACGAAAAAGGTATTTAAGTAACTATCATTGATAAATTCGTAAACAAACGTACatacaaatatttctatatgtgCACACACATGTATTCACATTTGCTTGCTCTTGGTAATTTAGTAATTCTAAACACGACAccacttttaatttaatttcaggtcAAGGATCCTGATTCTAAGGGTGTATCAGTATACGCGTCATGGGCTGCTGCCAATGGAGGCAATAATGTAACACATTTGCTACTACTTTTCAAGTATTTGTTTGCATTTATTAATATGCATTTCTGCCACATTTgtttttgacattattattGTTGGGACGTTTCGTAGAAACCACGAACCCTCGATTCAgttgtgttgtttttatagTACATATATGACGATATCAGACATGTCTATGATAAAGACACTTAAATGTTATTAAAAGTGAGTTCAGACTTCAATTTTGTTATCATACTCTCATCACTTAGCAGTTTTAGTTTTGTTGGATTACAGATTCAAAGGCTTGGTAGAGTTGATTCCGATTTTGCTCCTTTTGTGCAACATGCCGGTGTTCCATCCATTGATATTTATTATGGAAAAGGTACATACTTCATCAATATGAACTAGAGGATTCTGtttgatttattgaaaattgagcCTCAATGCGAGTAGAATGATTGGAAAAAACCAATCCTATGAATCAAATCATCTAGGAACCATATATATTATAATGATCACTCCTCAGACTCTTTGAGCATgtcttgtgttttttaatacaaaattaaatgtTTGCAGCACAATATATGCCACAATCTATCAGAATAAATATAACATGTGATACAATAATCTCTTTCCTTTCTCCCCAGATTTTCCTGTCTATCACACTGCTTTCGATTCCTATAACTGGATGGCAGAGTATGCAGATCCATTCTTCCAGCGTCATGTTGCTGGTAAGATTTCTCGAGTAACATCTTATTGTGCTTTTAAAatggttttctttttattgtgctTTTAAAATGGTTTTCTTTCGATAAACTTTTAATCCGTGCAGAAATTATAAGATTTA containing:
- the LOC25499543 gene encoding probable glutamate carboxypeptidase AMP1 isoform X2, which codes for MTTKPNNLLTTKPSPLTTMVVFLILCILGFYAFHFPHTPPHSNNTSTFQNLFLSSSSNSTISSYLRTLTMHPHLAGTKPNSDTANFVLNHFISLNLKTHTTSYNVLLSYPLHSSLSMHFNDGSSSNLGLTEPGSSGSDMVHAYHAYSPSGSVYAKAVFVNYGRDRDYRAVGVSIKGCIVIVRKGGGLGRNTVVEKAEENGAVAVLVYNDENDTWRNGFERGHVMKGVGDPLSPGWGSVEGSEKLSLDDNEVLKRFPKIPSMPLSAHVADAVLSSLGVTPLPLEWRTTLRAKGINHVGPGPTMLNFTYLGEKKMATIQNVFAVIKGSEEPDRHVLLGNHRDAWTYGAVDPSSGTAALLDIARRYSILLHSGWKPRRTIVLCSWDAEEFGMIGSTEWVEQNLINLGSKAVAYLNVDCAVQGPGFFVGSTPQLDSLILEITKKVKDPDSKGVSVYASWAAANGGNNIQRLGRVDSDFAPFVQHAGVPSIDIYYGKDFPVYHTAFDSYNWMAEYADPFFQRHVAVTGIWGLLALRLADDSILPFNYLSYANELRLYRDKLSNMLDHKMSLHPLTTSIQEFACAAKEVDDELKVK
- the LOC25499542 gene encoding amino acid transporter ANT1 codes for the protein MDHETPLLSSKRASKLQTLGNIIVTVVGTGVLGLPFAFRIAGWVAGSLGVAIVGISTYYCMLLLVWCRDKLASEEPLVESRSYGDLGYRCYGILGRYLTEFIIVVAQCAGAIAYLVFIGQNLDSVFQKYGPSLASYIFMLVPVEIGMSWIGSLSALAPFSIFADVCNVLAMGIVVKEDVQVALEDGFSFRERTAITSNIGGLPFAAGMAVFCFEGFGMTLALENSMKDKAKFPKLLAQTFSGITLVYILFGLCGYMAFGEETRDIVTLNLPRSWSSLSVQVGLCLGLMFTFPIMLHPINEIVEGKLKIIRRNNNDSIRLGKITVYISRAIVVVVLAVIASFVPEFGVFASFVGSTLCAMLSFVLPATFHLKLFGSSLCLWQKVLDYIVLISGLFFAVYGTYNTIVGI
- the LOC25499543 gene encoding probable glutamate carboxypeptidase AMP1 isoform X1 — protein: MTTKPNNLLTTKPSPLTTMVVFLILCILGFYAFHFPHTPPHSNNTSTFQNLFLSSSSNSTISSYLRTLTMHPHLAGTKPNSDTANFVLNHFISLNLKTHTTSYNVLLSYPLHSSLSMHFNDGSSSNLGLTEPGSSGSDMVHAYHAYSPSGSVYAKAVFVNYGRDRDYRAVGVSIKGCIVIVRKGGGLGRNTVVEKAEENGAVAVLVYNDENDTWRNGFERGHVMKGVGDPLSPGWGSVEGSEKLSLDDNEVLKRFPKIPSMPLSAHVADAVLSSLGVTPLPLEWRTTLRAKGINHVGPGPTMLNFTYLGEKKMATIQNVFAVIKGSEEPDRHVLLGNHRDAWTYGAVDPSSGTAALLDIARRYSILLHSGWKPRRTIVLCSWDAEEFGMIGSTEWVEQNLINLGSKAVAYLNVDCAVQGPGFFVGSTPQLDSLILEITKKVKDPDSKGVSVYASWAAANGGNNIQRLGRVDSDFAPFVQHAGVPSIDIYYGKDFPVYHTAFDSYNWMAEYADPFFQRHVAVTGIWGLLALRLADDSILPFNYLSYANELRLYRDKLSNMLDHKMSLHPLTTSIQEFACAAKEVDDELKELKLVETSGQFVDMKRRAMNDRLMLAEKGFLDGDGLKGKQWFKHLVFGPPNDAEKLDFFPGIADSMTRSTGTSERERLAEIQREIWRVTRAIQRATFALRGEFT